The Sabethes cyaneus chromosome 3, idSabCyanKW18_F2, whole genome shotgun sequence DNA window AGAACACCATACGCCAGGTAATGTTATTTTTCGCAATGTGTATAATATTTCTAGTTATTATGAAATAAGTCATGAAACTTATCCAAGCGACTTAGCAAATGATATAAATAAATAGTTAAACAAAGCGTGAAGTTCCCGCTGCGTGGAGCTGTTTAACGATGTGACAATGACGtctctgttttgtttttaaattgatCCTAATGAATTTagaaaataaattacaataattACTGTATCATGAATAAATAGCCTTAAAAATATCCACCGGACTTTTATGGTGTGGCTTCCGATAGCATTGCTCAAGGTCACCAGTTGCTAATTTTGAGTCCAAAACACAATTGATTTGCATTCCTGCCTAGCAGGGTCAAATCCGTGATTCATTTTCCAACTGCACTCTGTACCAAAGCCGAGGAATATCTCGAAAAGCTGAACCCCCGAATGCGGACCTGTTGCCACATGCCACCAAAAGCAGCGGTCCGATTTGCAAGCCCACTAATTTGGTCACATTCTGGAGGACAggaggaaaacgaaaaacaaatttgcacATCAGCAAAATCTCCAGTAGGCAGGCTGGTACTGGTGGGCAGGCGCGGGGCGATACTCGTGATACGGACGTGAAATAAAACATCACGACGATTGAGCAATAAGCGATAAGTAACACCGGCGCGCTAATGAGCACTTGGTTGCGCGTGTCAGTGATTGGCTCCAATTTCGGCGGAGAATTCTAAACAAATAACAATCACAGTGCAGTGCGGAAAAGCGACGAATTGTGCTTCGCTACCTAGGCTACGGTGCTAAAAGGCTACGTGTTGTTGGTGATCATTCCAGCCAAAGGTaagaagcaaaaacaaaaacaacaagagGGCCATAAAGTGTTGATCAAAGCTCTACTCCGTTTGACGCAAACGCCGGTAGCCGATGGAAACCTAACAAACAACCTCCTCGCGGGCGAACATCGAAACTTGAGACGATCGGAACACCGGAAAGCGAAGAGGGACTGTCTGTGGGGTGGCACTAATCCTGACCTAACGCAAAGACGACCGACCGGCAAAGCTCGTGCAGTTTGGTCGGTTTTGGCTTCATCAACAAATTAAATGTAGGAGTGTGTATGGATAAATATTCAACAAAGTTAACACGAACATAACTTATAAAAGTGTAGCGATTTACTAACACACTCGGCAAGGCGTGATAAGGCGTTTTTGTTCTTGATCGACCGACTGTATGGGAAAAACGCGACGCAGTTCGTTGGGTGGTATGGGTGGTGGGTGGTGGCTGGCTACGCACTTTGTTTCGACAAGCGCGAGAAACAAAGAGTACGCGTTTGATCCAATACCAACGGTGGAAACGCACGCGCGTGTACGCATTTTGATAGGAGCTTTTCGATGTTTTTCCACACACGCACGCATATAAGCAGCAGTTCCGATGCGATGAAAGCAAGCACGTTCGCCTCAGTGCTGGTATGGTATGGATGTATTGATGGTTGTCGGCCGAGGCGTGTCGCTTCGACTCGGTCGGGACTCCCGGTGGTGGATCGCAACGCAATCACTGTTCAGTCTGCTCTAGAACGTCGCACCGTACAAACGTGAATATTCGAACCGTAGGCAGCGCAGAAACGGGTTGCGCTTTTGGACATAAGTTCTACTTGAAGGGAAAATCTCCCTCCTCTTCTGCGTCGTTGAGTGCCTGGAGTAGGGCATGATGACGCCTAGGAGAACGTGATTGGATACTTGGATATCAGTGCGGTTGCGGAGAAAATTAGTGAGAGGAAAAGATGTAAAGTGGCTTCGGTTACTATCGCAACAGATATTTTCCTAGGTTTTTAGTAGATAGAATCAAGCGGAGTACTTCGTTTCCTGTTAAGTGTTGAATTAGTGTAAGTTCGATGAATAGTCTGATTTTGGATAAAAACATACTtaagagaaaaataaataagGCAATATTGTTCGAGTAAAGGAGCAAAGCAATAAGCAGTGTGAAAATGGATCTTTGGGATAAGAAAGATTGGATTAAGGACATACTGTCGAAGTCCGGAACGGAGATCAAGGAAGTGCCAGCTGAAGGTAATTGTTAACGTAATTATTTTCGCGCGTGAAGGAGTGACAAATTAAATCATATTAACTTCGGGAGGAAAAATCAAAATATGTGCCACAGTTGGGGATGAATAAAATGATCATCGCATTGGCAAAATAATTAATGGAGATTTACTTGACTTTCaattgtttgatttttctcCTTATATGATTGGTTTGAATTACATCGTGGTTTGCTTCATCAGAATATCTCCAGTAAGTTAAAAATATAAATGAGGCGACATAGATTGCTCCGCTGATAAGTGATTTTATTAAAGATCTATTGACTTTATTGTGAAATTGTTCGAGTACGTTCGATAACGATATAAACTTGCAACGGATCTGAAATTCTATGGGCTCTGAGCTGATTGTTAAACATCTAGAGATAGGTAAAAGAGACCAATCAATTTGATAAAAGTTGTTTCACATTGCTAAGAAGACTACAGTAGTATCAAAAGTACCCATTTTTTGTTGGAGGGACATAAagcgcaagtttattttttgacttctgttaatatatatattttaattcaatttcaaaatattCTGTTAAACTcagatgaaaaattgaatatttaacCACACGATTAATAATGTTGTTTACAGTTTATAATCGAATTATGAATCATAACACAAACTTTACGGCATTTTCGCATTGTAAAAATTACAATGTAGAATATAAACTGTTTATATTGTCAACTGTgataagaaagaaaaacgatTGATAGCAAAATCAtcgattttaaattataatctTCAACTCAACGTAACGTTTACAAAGCGTACAATGCCAAAATTGATTGCTTCGAAAATTGCTGATACAATTGCAGCCTTCCTAGCTTTTCTTTTAGAACGCTTGACAATCTGATAACCTGTGATGGCACCGGTTAGTGAACCATTTCTTCGAACAGCCAAAAACTGTAACATGCGTAAAGCAGCAGTAACCCGTGCCGCAGCGATAAAtacaataataaataataaaaccaCAACTAATGACTAGGTACCGTGGGCCGACCGTTCTGTTTTCTCCGTTTTTTTTCTAACAATGACAATTTTCTAACAATGGGTTGTCGTCGCAACCCTATCTAGCGGGAAAGAACAGAACAATCTTGAGGGAAAAGCCGACTTTGCTGGACGAATGATTTCAATGATCCATCAAGGGGGGAACCGCTTTATCTTTGCCGAACGAGCAGTTAATCGGTTCAGTTAAATTGTGCGCATGCGTGTGTGCTTGCAGCAGTGTGATAAGAGTATCGGTTCATTATTTGACAATGAGCAATGATACCGCTGCTAGTCATATCAACGATGCGAATAGGTCAAGAATTGTTTACGTCATTACGTACAACCTGAATAAACGCCGCTATAAGGTGGAATAAGTCGCAACGCGTACATAAAAGTGATTGGTTTCTTATTTGCATTGTTATCTACATGAATTGCAACACATGCACAACTGTGTTCAACCCTCAAACGCATTCTgaaaaaatgtaatttttttcagtgtaaaatattaacatgaaataaaaaatttgttgCTCTTGAATGATTATTTTGAttaaggagaaatgagtcgtcattaattctgtaaatttaatttcaaaacctttttttgttttttttgtttgaaacaaaaattcgtttcatgaaaatataatcCTTGTgtttgttcagattggcaagaagaatccAGTGAAAACATTTCTAAACACAGAAGCCTTAttttgggctcaaaaactgctttcggaattgggcttttcgacgaaaagttaatgactgctcatttccccttaATGAATGAAGTTCCGTAACACTTAATTTCTGTAACTTGTGTTTATTTGTTGCAATGTGAAGGCAtgtacagggtgagtagtaataattgtcagtgttttttggacgtgttaaaataaaaaatggctTAATCACTGATATTTTTCGATTAGAGTATTCccaaatgtcaacacagcttgcaagtttgttttgaattttcattcgtttaacaGTCGTGGTAATTATGGAcgcataaggcttgttcgcgacaaaattttgacacccctaaacacttaacgcttcggaaatacattaaaaatgagtgaaatattttgcagagtggtagacgtatatctgttctttctgaaaatataacacttgtttatattacaaacgctcagcgtaaaatggcatcgaaagaaaagcaggtgcgaaaagcaattttgtgcggtcgcaatgaaaatccgaatctctcgttaagaaaacttgccaaaaagcttggatttcttccaagcactgttcacagtgttataaaatcgttcgatactcgcttgataATAGCTAGgcagaagggaagtggaacaaaaacagatctgaggaaccaccacaaggatgcaaaaagtaaaacaaatattacggaggagaccagatcgttctgtacgtaccattacgctcgtaaaataaaaatgtcgccaacattcgtgcacacttctaagcaacgacaaggcatgaagtctttcaaggtgaggactgtgccaaaccgtaatgataagcaaaatacgacggccaaaacacgtgctcgtaagctttatcgccaatatttaacgaagtttccgtgcattataatggacgataaaacgtatgtcctagaagactttaaacagcttcctggtatatctttttacactgccatgaaacggaatggcgttgcagagcattttaggacaaagaagaaagccaagttcctcaaaaaatatttagtatggcaggcaaTATGCAGCTggggtcgagcaagcaaaagttacatcactacgggaacggttaacaaggaaatataccgtgaagaatgcctgcacacacgattgttaccgtttctacacagccatgatgtaccctcgctgttttggcctgatttggcatcctgtcactacgccaaagatgttttggaatggtatgatgctaatggagtctatattgtaccgaaggaggcgaatccacctaactgtccagagctACGCCCTCGAGcgccatcgagcggtattgggctttggtgaagaggtaactgtcccagcacaaacaacaagcaacaactatagataaatttcgaaaatcttggacaaacgcagctaaattggttgccaagaagtctgcactgaccctcaaggcaagggtaaactccaaagttcgccattttttcatgcAGATCAaaaaagtaatgttaatttgtttgataattattaacaatacacacataaatgatttaaaattgtttcatggattaaacttctagcaaatttgttttattgcaaaattgaggtgtccagattttgtcgcgaacaaaccTTCAAGGGAGCTTGTGAtaagtttgtttttgaaaaattgtgtGATATATGTGAAGccactcggaataaacgaaaAATTCTTTTGTGCCATCGAGGAatacaaggaaaccggttcTCGGAAAATAGTCCCTAAACCTGGCCGTAAACGCAATGTAAAGACACCAAAAACCATCAAACAAGTAAGAGCGTgaattcgacggaaaccagatcagtccGGAAAACGACGGGTGCAAGGTTTGACTGAAAAAcagaaggttgcaagagtcAAAGAATGTCGCTGGAAGGCTGCTCAAGCGGTACGTCGATTGGTAAACTCTGTTGACGGAAAAATGTTCCTAGTACAAGTTCACCACAACCAACGTAACGATCGGATATATTCACTATATCTTTCTGTTATTCCCAGGGACATACTTACTGTTCCAGGTTCAAGGTTCCACAATGTTTCTACAATGTTGAACGTTGCATTGCTGTTCActgaacctggtgttaaaatcaatgttgctattcatcgataaaagtagtGATTCGGTTCAAAAtacactcaaaggtgattccataacgtcaaattctctggcaatgctcttctagctgagaattatttaatgcgagtgagagaaaagcgaattaccactcactctttttcatgcaatgattcgatcgctagtgatgccaatcaaaaacgaatacctcgcgttttgactcatcgcgatgagtagctttgatttatccattttggaaaacaggcaaaagcgctattggatattgaattataccgtcaaaaaacatgtacctaacatttatgttggtttttcagttcgactattagcacctgagatacctggaatgtatatttttgcgacataatacataaatgcacttcaaaatatcaacgttcttctacacccagaagacttaATTTCATAAACTTATTTTAACatgctattcataatttttcaacattcacgttgagtgcaccaggatcaaattttgaacagtagccgacgatatttttattatcagccttcatcgttagtcacacaagaagtagatatattatttttcatagctttcAACCTTCGAGGCAcccattaataataataatattgcaccaggtttgcatttcattgaaactaaatcttgaaaccattttgtttgtccgtgtgccgcttgaagttactggttgtgtatggcgttgcaagtatatgttgacgtttgacaagttcataattattatatgtgatacgaataacgttttatatttgaacgagcaatatttcttttgtaatttgccaaaaaatatgtttgtttacgtttaatggtaaaatacattctcggttggatgacagcgattaacgatgattatagcgatgagtgtgagacagagataccgagcgagtattttcgagcgtaatcaattcatattttgctcaccagtttttgcatcgacgattcatcgcgagcaattaggatacgatagagttgccagttgataagatttaaatcgctgatgagcaggtgatgagccttcatcgtgatgaaaatttgcaacattggttaaaagcaacactaaatattacatcgataatattttgaagaaccatttgctttccatcgtcaaaaaacatttcaagaatgcattatattgtttccaacaagattctggaCCGTCTCGCCAGGCGAAAGCTATACAGGCTTAGCCGaagacaattttccggattttattccttcgaaagagtggcctaCTTCTTCAtgtgatttgaatcctctcgaatCCTATGCATGGGGTGCCATGCTAGACAAACTAGGGAGTACCAAAAGATAGACTgcggatactttcaagcaacgtttggagtaGATTTGGAATGAAATGCCTGGGGATGTCGTGCGTTCCAGGATGCCAGTTGTAACGCTTTTCTATCAACGATTGCGACCGGTAATTAAAGTGAAGGGAGaatgatttgaattggactactATAACACAAATGTTATATTTACACGAgatacactcaaaattaaaatttatgaaagCTTCTTGGTTGTGTTAATTTTAGCTACTTATTActtcaatatgcacgataaaatttaatgcgcatttcTCTACAACTAGGGAAACTGCTTTATCATAAAATTATTATAGAttcattcaaaaatttcattatgGATCGATCAAGATGATCTGCTAGTAAAACTTTACCTTTTCACTTCACgactatatattttcaagttgataaagctTTATATGTGATTTTGCTTTTTAggcatgccagaagggcattttTAGGTGAATGCCAGAAGGGTATTAGGTATTAGCTTAAGACGccacttcttcttctttttcagcatagagccggcgtggctcgtgctgtttcaaacactcgtctccattcaactcggtcttgggccactcgtcaccaatttcctagtcgtctcagaagtcgcaaaacgcttggtgccggtggggttgttgaagaggattattttcgtcgcacttcCTTCGCACTTCGTCttccggcatctttacgacgtgtccggcccaccgtagcctgctaatttTCGCTAGTTGTATGATGGGAGTCTccacaagcagtgcctgtagctcgtgatttatatgcttccgctttcagtttgtactccgctaaatatcctctgcagcactttccgctcgaacacgtcAAGGGAGCGTAtgttcaagtccataaagaactaccggtctaataagggttttgtacattgttagcttcgtgcggcggcgtatgcttcttgactgtagcgttttacgaagggcaaagtaggcccgatttcccgcttggatgcgtcgctggatctccttactagtgttgttgtccgcggtcaccagcgatcccaaatacacgagctcctctaccacttctagttcgtcgccgtcaacggttaccgtgggggacgcgcgtttgtttcctttgagcctcttcctttcatgtatttggtcttcgacgtatatatttttagcccaattctcgtagcctccgctttcagtctggcatagattgcctccgccgtcgcaaagttcctggctatgatatcgaagtcatctgcaatgcctagaagttggctacccttggtaaaaatcgtgcctcttatttcgatgcccgttcgcctggatcaccccctcaagaacgatgttgaacagcatgcaggataaaccgtcaccttgtctcaaccctcgccgcgtctcgaagggattcgagagcgtcccagagatgcgtacgaaacacatcactcgatccaatgtagctctgaccagtcgcgtcagtttgttggaaaaaccgtgtttgtgcattatctgccatagcttgtctcgatcgactgtatcgtatgcacctttgaaatcaataaagatgtgatgcgtgggcacgttgtactagtaaaaatttggtccgtagttgcgcgagcccccatggaACCCGCCTgttaattccctacgaaaccttgtgctatctgtgacaaccggcgtaacaggatctgagagagtaccttgtaggcggcgtttaccagcgtaatactgcgatagttgcagcagtctagtctagtctataACTTTCTTATCCTACAAGTGCGTTGTCCAGGACGATACATAGATCACGAATATGGTAGATCAAGCACCAATCTTGAATCTGTCTACTAGTTCGAAGTTGTTGGCAGTCGGAGTCCGTTATGATTATGTTAAATATTTTTATGTATATCATCAGCATAAAAGACCGATAGAATGGTGATAGCAGAGCTGGCAATACATTTACAAAAAGATAAAATAGCAGTGGCCCAAAGTTATTCCCTTGTGGTACGCGTATGGATGATTCATATCGCACACCTATCAATGGTTAGTCGATAACACGGTTTGCATTAGGAATATAAACATTTGATAACTGATAtcgaaatatttttaataatatagGTCCTCaatatttttgtatgaaaaacgTGTAACGTTATGCTGGAGACGCTGATTGTGTTCGTGCAACTAATGTTTAACTCTCTTTTTTAACATTCTTTTGCAGATCTACGCAAAATGGTCTACTACACGGGACTGCCACTGCTGATGCAGCAGGCAGATGGCGGCACAATGGCACAGCTCTGCTTCAGCAATAATGCGACGAACGATCGCGATGGCGAACAGTCGCAGCAGCATTCGttgcaacaacagcagcagcagcagcagcagcgaataCAGTTCCAGCAGCAGGTTGTCAATTtgagcagtagcagcagcagcgatcTGAACAACCACCAGCTCTCAGCTTCTTCGACGCAAACCAGTGCAAGCAGCAATGGCTCTCCGCCAGCAATGTCTGTCAATTTTGGAAACTTCCAAACGGCAGGCAGCAGCATGGTTGCTGCTAATTTGATTGCGCAGCAATCCCCGGCCACCGGTTCCAAGTTCCGTTGCGAGCAATGTAATATCAACTTTGGTAGCAAAAGTGCCCATACCAGTCACATGAAATCTCATGCCAAgcatcagcaacagcaacaacagcagcagcaacaacaacttCAGCAAGGAATGCTGCTGGAGGGAAAAGTTGTTGGAAAAGGCCCGGTGAACGCAGCAGTTATGGCTATTCCAGGAGCGTCGGCTTCGGCCGATCCGTACCAGTGTGATGTGTGTAAGAAAACGTTTGCCGTTCCTGCCCGATTGGTGCGACACTATCGTACCCACACCGGAGAGCGTCCTTTCGAGTGCGAATTTTGCCATAAGATGTTTAGCGTCAAGGAGAACCTGCAGGTTCACCGACGGATTCACACCAAGGAGCGACCGTATAAGTGCGAAATTTGCGATCGTGCCTTCGAGCACAGTGGAAAGCTTCATCGGCACATGCGAATTCACACCGGAGAGCGACCGCATAAGTGCAGTGTCTGTGGTAAAACATTCATCCAGTCTGGTCAACTAGTCATTCATATGCGAACGCATACCGGTGAGTTTGAAACGGGGGTTGATGGTTACTGGAGTGGGttgtaatgaaaattttgatcTTTACAGGTGAAAAACCTTACAAATGTCCAGTGGAAGGTTGTGGAAAAGGTTTTACGTGTTCGAAGCAGTTGAAGGTACATTCGCGTACGCACACCGGAGAGAAACCGTACCATTGTGATATTTGCTTCCGTGACTTTGGATATAACCATGTGCTGAAGCTGCACCGGGTTCAGCATTATGGCTCCAAGTGCTACAAGTGCACTATTTGCGACGAAACATTCAAGAGCAAGAAGGAAATGGAGGCACACATTAAAGGACATGCAAACGAGGTTCCAGAGGAGGAGGATAACGACAACAAAACGAATGTGACTTCCAATCTGAGTGCCGAATCTAGTCGAAGTACTCCGGAATATTCGTCAAGCTCAAGCAATATGGTGGCACCGGATGGTTTATTGGCAGAACATCCGATGGAATTGGAGGACAATCTTCCGGTAGCTCACATTGATATGCGCGAACAGAACAGtaatggcagcagcagcagcaacagtagCAGTAATTGTAGTGATGGCAACGGCAAAGATGCCCACTTCCCGGATGGTATTCACTACTACTCTCAGTTCGAGCAGTCCGTTCTGCGAAGTTACGGCGTTCAGTCCGGCGTGAATCCGGCACTGTTGGCAGCGGCTTCGATTGCTGCCGCTGCTACCGTATCCGGTCTAGAGTCAAACGAAACGCAAAGCAATAAAAGTCCCTCTCCTCCCCCGCTTACGTTCATCATGTCACCACAGCAGCAACAATACCATCAACAAATGGTGACCTCAACCACTGGACGGTTGTCACCAACGGCGGCACAGTCTTCGCAAGCATCACTCGAGTTGGTTACTCAACAACAGCAAGCACAAGCTCATATGtatcaacagcagcaacatcAGTTTTCGGAACAACAACCACAGTCGATCAGCTCGAGGGCCGTGAAAATCGAACCGATGGCCATCATGAAGAACCATGGATACTTTGCTCCTGCTTCGCAAGCTACCGACTTCCGGTAAGTTCAAACATTTTGCGTTAATTGTCATTCATAGTAACTTAAATTTCTCATTTCACATCATCAGGTCCTCCAGTGACATCGTTCGGCAGGTCGAAGCGGCCATCGCCGGTACGGAGAGCCTGCTGACACCGCCGCGATCATCGCCGGAATCTCCGGATCGTTCATCGTCACCGGAATCCGACTCAGTATTAATGGCCAATCGGGACAATAACACGCTGCCACCCCGGAAGCGAAGACTGTACTTCAAGGATCAGCCAACTCGGGCCACTGGCAACGGCAGCGCTGCGGAACTGAGGATGCTAAGTCAAACGAAACCGGCTTCAGAGGTACAGAAATCCAACACGCAGTCACCGCCCCCGCCGGTAGTGCGCATGAGTTCCGTGATTCAGTACGCCAAATCCTCCTACGAGTGAGGACGATCCCGTTGAGCTGGCGATGAGGACGCTAATTCTATTATTGGCCATATTCGATTCGTGTACGTTTGGCAGACGGTCTGTTTCGTCTACCGAATTATTTTCGTTTCTATATTAGAATAGTAGCTGCGATTAGTCGGCTAATTCAAGGAAGGAAGAAAGCAGACTTATTAGAGGTTAGCTAATTTAACGGTAATGTTTTTTAGAAGATAATATTTATCTACATACAACAACAAAATGCAGTAGTGTTTAACAAGTTAGGCTTAAGAGATTAAATACacgcaaacaaacaaaacacaaacacaTACTATATGAAAGAAGACTGTCTCAGGTAAATCAGTCATTACAATTGATAGGTGGAGCGCTCGTACTAACAGACACGCGGAAAATCTGAGATCCTGCAAATGGAAGACGATTGAGAATGTTTTGGACAAAGGAAATTATTAAGACtgttgaaatgtcaaaaaattctAGTAACCAAGAATTATTTTAGGGCGCTTAGAGTAAATGGATGGGAAAACTCATGATCGTGTGTATCAAGATCAGAACAGAGATAAGCTATATTTTATGAGAACATTGTATCGTTTTGGATAGTGGAATACGCCAGTGAAATCGTAATAATAACACgcaaaaatcttgctatttaaaGTCCGATGGCCATGTGAAAAAGACTAGTTTTATATAGTGAGGAAAAATATCAGCAGGCAGAGACGTAAAAgaagtgaaaaggatagactgTAATGCCCAAAATTCAAACCCTAGTTTTAAGCAATCCAAACAAAATCAGTTGTGTGTAGAAACAAAAAATACCGAAATTAGTATTTAAGAAACTTATTTCCGAACCCAAAAAAACTTTCACAATCCTATTTTTACACTATCGGTAGGCATCATTATATTGGAGCGAATGTCAATAATTTAAATCATATTTGAACGGTAACATTTGCAAGCACCACTACACCCACTGCCAACAAAGAAAATGTTGTATCAATCAACGTATCAATCAggttacaagaaaaaaaaatcacccaCACCCAGTGACGCAGCATAAAATTCTAAACCATAATAATCAGGGATATTGGAACTGGCAGCACTGTACAGCCACGCGGCcaaattttttccttttttttctacaCCAAAACGTTTTTTGCGGCTACTGTATAGCAAATGGCAGAATGAATGCAAACAATAACGAAAAAATATACCTCAAAATATACACAGAAATACTAAATCATCGTTCGTTGGAATTCGAAATCAGCTGGAAAACATTGTACATAGACATCCCCACTACTGTCTTCGTAGTAGGCTCGTGTTTGGTTCTGATCTCCGTTTACTATTAAATAAGTGTCTTCGGTAACATATTAAAAGGCGCCGACTAATTTCTATTTGTCTTTTTATGCTTTATGAAAGATATTTGTAAACTATAAAAACAAACATACAGAACAATGCATTTAAAATactattttgaaaaaatagttattAGGGTTAAAACGGAAGCAGACGCCCACTCGCTGGGGGTGTGCTTCtgtaaatattaaaaatcgtgATGTTGTTCTTTTAAGTTTTCACCCGGTTAGTGCATCAGCTGTATCGTTTCATAActctttcgttttatttttacatCATTCGAGGTCCGCAGgtttgattttttcggtttgaTAAATTGTTTCCGCAAATCGATCGATTGTGCTGTACTGTAATGT harbors:
- the LOC128741306 gene encoding Krueppel homolog 1 isoform X1; translation: MDLWDKKDWIKDILSKSGTEIKEVPAEDLRKMVYYTGLPLLMQQADGGTMAQLCFSNNATNDRDGEQSQQHSLQQQQQQQQQRIQFQQQVVNLSSSSSSDLNNHQLSASSTQTSASSNGSPPAMSVNFGNFQTAGSSMVAANLIAQQSPATGSKFRCEQCNINFGSKSAHTSHMKSHAKHQQQQQQQQQQQLQQGMLLEGKVVGKGPVNAAVMAIPGASASADPYQCDVCKKTFAVPARLVRHYRTHTGERPFECEFCHKMFSVKENLQVHRRIHTKERPYKCEICDRAFEHSGKLHRHMRIHTGERPHKCSVCGKTFIQSGQLVIHMRTHTGEKPYKCPVEGCGKGFTCSKQLKVHSRTHTGEKPYHCDICFRDFGYNHVLKLHRVQHYGSKCYKCTICDETFKSKKEMEAHIKGHANEVPEEEDNDNKTNVTSNLSAESSRSTPEYSSSSSNMVAPDGLLAEHPMELEDNLPVAHIDMREQNSNGSSSSNSSSNCSDGNGKDAHFPDGIHYYSQFEQSVLRSYGVQSGVNPALLAAASIAAAATVSGLESNETQSNKSPSPPPLTFIMSPQQQQYHQQMVTSTTGRLSPTAAQSSQASLELVTQQQQAQAHMYQQQQHQFSEQQPQSISSRAVKIEPMAIMKNHGYFAPASQATDFRSSSDIVRQVEAAIAGTESLLTPPRSSPESPDRSSSPESDSVLMANRDNNTLPPRKRRLYFKDQPTRATGNGSAAELRMLSQTKPASEVQKSNTQSPPPPVVRMSSVIQYAKSSYE
- the LOC128741306 gene encoding Krueppel homolog 1 isoform X2, yielding MVYYTGLPLLMQQADGGTMAQLCFSNNATNDRDGEQSQQHSLQQQQQQQQQRIQFQQQVVNLSSSSSSDLNNHQLSASSTQTSASSNGSPPAMSVNFGNFQTAGSSMVAANLIAQQSPATGSKFRCEQCNINFGSKSAHTSHMKSHAKHQQQQQQQQQQQLQQGMLLEGKVVGKGPVNAAVMAIPGASASADPYQCDVCKKTFAVPARLVRHYRTHTGERPFECEFCHKMFSVKENLQVHRRIHTKERPYKCEICDRAFEHSGKLHRHMRIHTGERPHKCSVCGKTFIQSGQLVIHMRTHTGEKPYKCPVEGCGKGFTCSKQLKVHSRTHTGEKPYHCDICFRDFGYNHVLKLHRVQHYGSKCYKCTICDETFKSKKEMEAHIKGHANEVPEEEDNDNKTNVTSNLSAESSRSTPEYSSSSSNMVAPDGLLAEHPMELEDNLPVAHIDMREQNSNGSSSSNSSSNCSDGNGKDAHFPDGIHYYSQFEQSVLRSYGVQSGVNPALLAAASIAAAATVSGLESNETQSNKSPSPPPLTFIMSPQQQQYHQQMVTSTTGRLSPTAAQSSQASLELVTQQQQAQAHMYQQQQHQFSEQQPQSISSRAVKIEPMAIMKNHGYFAPASQATDFRSSSDIVRQVEAAIAGTESLLTPPRSSPESPDRSSSPESDSVLMANRDNNTLPPRKRRLYFKDQPTRATGNGSAAELRMLSQTKPASEVQKSNTQSPPPPVVRMSSVIQYAKSSYE